From the Flavobacterium galactosidilyticum genome, one window contains:
- a CDS encoding beta-N-acetylhexosaminidase, which produces MVKSLLFSLLLCSAISFAQEVKIIPQPVEVTTNVGSFVISPKTSLVVSSKIDEASASFLNLYLSDYYGFKLPIVKKATKDYIKFNSLKNIKGLKAEGYSLKSDSKGVVIEGNSDIGTFYGMQTLIQLLPVEKSNALKIAAVTVKDEPRFEYRGAMLDVARHFFPVSFVKKYIDYLALHKLNYFHWHLTEDQGWRIEIKKYPKLTEIGSKRNGSIVGRYPGTASDNTPEGGFYTQEDVKEIVKYAADRFITVIPEIEMPGHSSAAIAAYPMLSCFPDEKTEIPANVISEKSKQELANGRVKLVQETWGVFTDVYAPTEYTFKFLEDVLDEVMALFPSKYIHVGGDESPKDAWKRSAFCQQLIKEKGLKDEHELQSYFIQRMEKYINKNGRTLIGWDEILEGGLAPNAIVMSWRGEAGGIAAAKENHQVIMTPGSHVYLDHSQTKNDKELTIGGLTSLEKIYSYEPVPKELNAEQAKYVLGAQGNVWTEYMENPAKVEYMIFPRLSALSEVLWSPKKTKNWPDFQIKIETQKKRYDMWGANYFKENNALDVVLPKNENKIKM; this is translated from the coding sequence ATGGTTAAATCATTATTGTTTTCGCTTCTTTTATGTAGTGCTATCTCTTTTGCACAAGAAGTAAAAATTATTCCTCAGCCGGTGGAAGTTACTACAAACGTAGGAAGTTTTGTCATTAGTCCAAAAACCAGCTTGGTTGTTTCTAGTAAAATCGATGAGGCTAGTGCTTCTTTTTTGAATTTGTATTTGTCAGATTATTATGGTTTTAAACTACCAATCGTAAAAAAGGCAACTAAAGATTATATCAAATTTAATAGCCTTAAAAATATCAAAGGTTTAAAAGCGGAAGGGTATAGCTTAAAAAGTGATAGTAAAGGAGTTGTAATTGAAGGTAATTCTGATATTGGTACTTTTTACGGAATGCAAACCTTGATTCAATTGCTTCCAGTTGAAAAAAGCAATGCTCTGAAAATAGCAGCAGTTACTGTAAAAGATGAACCTCGTTTTGAATATAGAGGGGCTATGCTAGATGTAGCGCGTCATTTCTTTCCAGTTTCTTTCGTTAAAAAATACATTGATTATTTAGCGTTGCATAAATTGAATTATTTTCATTGGCACTTAACTGAAGATCAAGGTTGGAGAATTGAAATTAAAAAATATCCAAAATTGACTGAAATTGGTTCTAAGAGAAATGGTTCTATTGTAGGTAGATATCCTGGGACTGCAAGTGACAATACTCCAGAAGGTGGATTTTATACGCAAGAGGATGTGAAAGAAATTGTTAAGTATGCTGCGGATCGTTTTATTACGGTAATTCCAGAAATCGAAATGCCAGGTCACAGTAGTGCTGCAATTGCTGCGTATCCTATGTTAAGCTGTTTTCCAGACGAAAAAACAGAAATTCCAGCTAATGTTATCTCTGAAAAAAGTAAGCAAGAATTGGCAAATGGAAGAGTGAAACTAGTTCAAGAAACTTGGGGCGTTTTTACGGATGTATATGCACCCACTGAATACACTTTTAAATTTTTGGAAGATGTTCTTGATGAAGTAATGGCTTTATTTCCTTCAAAATACATTCACGTTGGTGGTGATGAATCTCCAAAAGATGCTTGGAAAAGAAGTGCATTTTGTCAGCAATTAATAAAGGAAAAAGGTTTAAAAGATGAACATGAATTGCAAAGCTATTTTATTCAACGTATGGAAAAATACATTAATAAAAATGGTAGAACATTAATTGGATGGGACGAAATCCTTGAAGGTGGGCTTGCGCCAAATGCAATCGTAATGAGTTGGAGAGGTGAAGCAGGAGGAATTGCTGCTGCTAAAGAAAATCATCAAGTGATTATGACTCCTGGAAGCCATGTTTATCTTGATCATTCACAAACCAAGAATGATAAAGAACTTACTATTGGAGGATTAACTTCATTGGAAAAAATTTACAGCTACGAGCCTGTTCCTAAAGAATTGAATGCAGAACAAGCAAAATACGTTTTGGGAGCTCAAGGAAATGTTTGGACAGAATATATGGAAAATCCTGCCAAAGTAGAGTATATGATTTTTCCTCGTTTGAGTGCATTAAGCGAAGTATTATGGTCACCAAAGAAAACCAAAAACTGGCCTGATTTTCAAATTAAAATTGAAACTCAGAAAAAACGCTATGATATGTGGGGAGCTAATTATTTTAAAGAAAATAACGCCTTAGATGTGGTGTTGCCAAAAAATGAAAATAAAATAAAAATGTAA
- the galB gene encoding beta-galactosidase GalB has product MKKRHRLQLLIRVLVGISLTVPFLTIAQNNKTIERMGAVNTESFDQGWLYSRYGLQPDGTRVEEPKNLESTNQKDATWQKLNLPHDWAIAGPFRSDITGETGKLPWRGIGWYRKHFTVSADDQGKQIFVDFDGAMANAKIWLNGQYVGTWPYGYSSFRMDLTPYIKVGQENIIAVRLDTENWDSRWYPGAGIYRHVWLVKTNPVHVGHWGTYITTPEVTSKKATVKLAVTVDNQSDKKVNALVQTSFFELDINNKPTKKVTATKAVTVAINPNSNVVTETQTAVLNPKLWDIVAPNRYVAQTTVSINGKLVDSYNTPFGIRTIEFSATKGFLLNGKKVVINGTCNHHDLGALGAAINTSALRRQLKIQKEMGVNSLRTSHNPPAPELLELADQMGFLVWDEAFDNWKVGKKKNDYNKIYDEWHEKDLKALIHRDRNHPSVFIWSIGNEVPQQRDVEITKHLADIVKREDPTRPVSNGYNDPDASREAGAPVSLDLMGVNYFFSQQAKWEADPRYKDMPTLGSETASTVSSRGEYFFGNDYQNWQISSYDTAHPGWGCTPDEQFRTNAKFPKMLGEYVWTGFDYLGEPTPYNSDDTNLLNFRSDPSKVAELQKKLEEIKKKNPPSRSSYFGIIDLAGFPKDRFYSYQSQWKPELPMAHILPHWNWKERMDSITPVHVYTSGDTAELFLNGKSLGKKTKKQGVDFRLIWDDVKYVPGELKVVAYKNGKKWATDVVKTTGEASKLALSVDRNTIAADDVDFAFITVKVTDTAGLTVPRTHPLIEFSIEGAGEIVATDNGDATSFTPFQSHERNAFNGMALVIVKAKKGQKGKFTVVAKSNGLETGKVTVSVK; this is encoded by the coding sequence ATGAAAAAGAGGCATAGATTACAGTTGCTGATAAGAGTTCTAGTAGGGATAAGTTTAACTGTTCCTTTTCTAACTATAGCACAAAATAATAAGACTATTGAAAGAATGGGTGCTGTAAATACAGAATCATTCGATCAAGGTTGGTTGTATTCCCGTTATGGATTACAACCTGACGGAACTAGAGTGGAGGAGCCAAAAAATCTTGAAAGTACAAACCAGAAAGATGCAACATGGCAAAAACTAAATCTTCCTCATGATTGGGCGATTGCAGGACCTTTTCGTAGTGATATTACTGGCGAAACAGGAAAGCTCCCATGGAGAGGAATAGGATGGTATCGCAAGCATTTTACCGTATCAGCTGACGATCAGGGAAAGCAAATTTTTGTCGATTTTGACGGGGCGATGGCTAATGCCAAAATTTGGTTAAACGGTCAGTACGTTGGAACATGGCCATATGGTTATAGTTCTTTCCGTATGGATTTAACGCCTTATATAAAAGTAGGTCAAGAAAATATAATCGCTGTACGTCTTGATACTGAAAATTGGGATTCTCGTTGGTATCCAGGAGCTGGAATCTACCGTCACGTATGGTTGGTAAAAACAAATCCAGTTCACGTAGGACATTGGGGTACTTATATCACAACTCCAGAAGTGACAAGTAAAAAAGCTACAGTAAAACTGGCAGTTACGGTTGACAATCAATCGGATAAAAAAGTGAATGCTTTAGTACAAACTAGTTTTTTTGAATTAGATATAAATAATAAACCAACGAAAAAAGTGACTGCAACTAAAGCGGTGACGGTTGCAATAAATCCAAATTCTAATGTAGTCACTGAAACTCAAACTGCTGTTTTGAATCCAAAATTATGGGATATTGTGGCTCCAAATCGTTATGTGGCGCAAACTACTGTTAGCATTAACGGAAAATTAGTAGATAGCTACAATACACCTTTCGGGATTCGTACGATAGAATTTTCTGCGACTAAAGGTTTTCTTTTGAATGGTAAGAAAGTAGTAATTAATGGAACTTGTAATCATCATGATTTAGGAGCCCTAGGAGCTGCTATAAACACTAGTGCCTTGAGAAGACAATTGAAAATCCAAAAGGAAATGGGAGTAAACTCTTTGCGTACTTCACACAATCCACCTGCTCCCGAATTATTAGAATTAGCAGACCAAATGGGATTTTTAGTATGGGATGAAGCTTTTGATAACTGGAAAGTTGGTAAAAAGAAAAATGACTACAATAAAATTTATGACGAATGGCATGAGAAAGATTTGAAAGCACTAATACACCGCGATCGCAATCATCCATCTGTATTTATTTGGTCGATAGGAAATGAAGTGCCACAGCAAAGAGATGTCGAAATAACGAAACATTTGGCTGATATTGTAAAAAGAGAAGATCCTACAAGACCAGTTTCTAATGGATATAATGATCCAGACGCAAGCCGCGAAGCAGGTGCGCCAGTTTCTTTAGATTTGATGGGTGTAAACTATTTCTTTAGTCAACAAGCAAAATGGGAAGCTGATCCACGTTATAAAGATATGCCTACTCTAGGAAGTGAAACTGCTTCGACAGTAAGTTCTCGTGGGGAATACTTTTTTGGTAATGATTATCAAAATTGGCAAATATCATCGTACGATACTGCCCATCCAGGTTGGGGATGTACTCCAGATGAGCAATTTAGAACGAATGCTAAATTTCCAAAAATGTTAGGGGAATATGTATGGACAGGTTTTGATTATTTAGGAGAACCTACACCTTATAATTCTGATGATACGAACCTGCTTAATTTTAGATCAGATCCTTCTAAAGTGGCTGAATTACAGAAAAAGTTAGAAGAAATTAAAAAGAAAAATCCGCCGTCAAGAAGTAGTTATTTTGGAATTATCGATTTAGCCGGTTTCCCAAAAGACCGTTTTTATAGCTATCAATCTCAGTGGAAACCAGAATTGCCTATGGCGCATATTTTACCGCATTGGAACTGGAAAGAAAGAATGGATTCGATTACTCCGGTACATGTTTACACTTCAGGTGATACAGCAGAATTATTCTTAAATGGAAAAAGCCTTGGTAAGAAAACTAAAAAACAAGGAGTAGATTTCCGTTTGATTTGGGATGATGTTAAGTATGTTCCAGGTGAATTGAAAGTAGTCGCGTATAAAAATGGGAAAAAATGGGCAACTGATGTAGTGAAAACTACAGGAGAAGCTTCAAAACTAGCGTTATCAGTAGATCGTAATACTATTGCAGCTGATGATGTTGATTTTGCTTTTATTACAGTAAAAGTTACTGATACAGCAGGTTTAACAGTTCCTCGTACGCATCCGTTAATAGAGTTTTCTATTGAAGGTGCTGGTGAAATTGTGGCAACCGATAATGGCGATGCAACTAGTTTTACTCCGTTTCAAAGTCATGAAAGAAATGCTTTCAACGGTATGGCTTTAGTAATTGTAAAAGCTAAAAAAGGGCAAAAAGGAAAGTTTACTGTAGTTGCTAAAAGTAATGGATTAGAGACTGGAAAAGTTACAGTTTCTGTGAAATAG
- a CDS encoding alpha-L-fucosidase, producing the protein MKKIILLALFSGALFCAKAQNKIDPNTIKDKMQWFADAKLGIFIHTGIYSVNGIGESWSFHNKLISHPDYMKQVKGFTLKNYDPAYWADLVQESGARYSVITTKHHDGVAMYDTKMNNLSSVKATPAKRDMVKPFFEELRKRNIKTGAYFSLIDWTNKDYPGFLKDSSRYKIANDYGRWNKFRSFFQGQIKEISEKFNPDLWWFDGDWEHSAEEWESQKVRQIMLARNPNTIINGRLQGYGDYDTPEQNFPVKRPTFKWWELCMTINDNWGYQPQDQNWKTPYEVITIFVDAVSNGGNLLLDIGPKEDGSIPEQEVHILKELGAWNKRNGEGIFNTVAGIDLGHFYGPTTLSKDSTTLYLFVYGKATGPLLLKGLDNKIESITTVGTGVALTHKVVGKISWSPVPGLVYIDLPESALDQYVTVLKVKLDKPIKLYTGQGGLQ; encoded by the coding sequence ATGAAAAAAATAATACTATTAGCTCTGTTTAGCGGAGCTTTATTCTGTGCCAAAGCACAAAATAAAATTGATCCTAATACGATCAAAGATAAGATGCAATGGTTTGCAGATGCTAAATTGGGAATTTTTATTCATACGGGTATTTATTCAGTAAACGGAATTGGTGAATCTTGGAGTTTTCACAACAAATTAATTTCGCACCCTGACTACATGAAACAAGTAAAGGGATTTACACTTAAAAATTACGATCCTGCTTATTGGGCTGATTTAGTTCAAGAAAGTGGAGCGCGATATTCTGTTATTACTACAAAACATCATGACGGAGTAGCCATGTACGATACTAAAATGAATAATTTAAGTTCTGTAAAAGCCACTCCGGCCAAAAGAGATATGGTAAAACCATTTTTTGAAGAATTGCGTAAACGCAATATAAAAACAGGTGCTTATTTCTCCTTAATTGACTGGACAAATAAGGATTATCCGGGCTTTCTAAAAGACAGTTCACGATACAAAATTGCCAATGATTATGGGAGATGGAATAAGTTCAGAAGTTTTTTTCAAGGACAAATAAAAGAGATCAGCGAGAAGTTTAATCCTGATTTGTGGTGGTTTGATGGAGACTGGGAGCATTCTGCTGAAGAGTGGGAATCACAAAAGGTTCGCCAAATTATGTTGGCTCGAAATCCAAATACAATTATAAACGGACGATTACAAGGGTATGGTGATTATGATACGCCAGAGCAAAATTTTCCAGTTAAAAGACCTACTTTCAAATGGTGGGAATTGTGTATGACTATAAATGACAACTGGGGATACCAACCACAAGATCAAAACTGGAAAACACCTTACGAGGTAATTACCATTTTTGTAGATGCAGTTTCTAATGGTGGAAATCTATTGTTAGATATTGGACCAAAAGAAGATGGAAGCATTCCAGAGCAAGAAGTACATATATTGAAAGAGCTAGGAGCTTGGAATAAAAGAAATGGCGAAGGTATTTTTAATACTGTTGCAGGAATAGATTTGGGACATTTTTACGGACCAACCACATTATCAAAGGATAGTACAACGCTTTACTTATTTGTGTATGGAAAAGCAACCGGACCTTTATTGCTAAAAGGATTAGATAATAAAATTGAAAGTATCACAACCGTAGGAACAGGTGTTGCGTTAACACATAAGGTTGTTGGTAAAATTTCATGGAGTCCAGTTCCAGGATTAGTTTATATTGATTTGCCGGAAAGTGCATTAGATCAGTATGTAACTGTGTTAAAAGTTAAATTAGACAAGCCAATTAAATTATATACAGGACAAGGCGGATTACAATAA
- a CDS encoding SDR family oxidoreductase: MNLHLENKIIIVTGGAKGIGLGICKVLALEGAIPVIIGRKDSDNQLAIKEIEAAGGIAKSVVAELTKPEDCENAIKQIVAEFGRIDGLVNNAGVNDGVGLENGNYNSFIESLHKNLVHYYLMAHHALPELKKSKGSMVNIGSKTADTGQGGTSAYAASNGGRNALTREWAVELLKYGIRVNAVIVAECYTPLYNTWIQTFENPEEKLKQITDKIPFENRMTTAEEIANMVVFLLSEKSSHTTGQLIYVDGGYTHLDRSI; encoded by the coding sequence ATGAATTTACATTTAGAAAATAAAATAATTATTGTAACTGGTGGTGCCAAAGGGATTGGTTTGGGGATTTGTAAAGTTCTGGCTTTAGAAGGTGCAATCCCTGTTATTATCGGAAGAAAAGACAGTGACAATCAGCTCGCGATAAAAGAAATTGAAGCTGCTGGTGGAATAGCAAAATCCGTAGTTGCTGAATTGACAAAACCGGAAGATTGTGAAAATGCAATAAAGCAAATTGTTGCTGAGTTTGGTCGTATCGATGGGCTCGTAAATAACGCAGGAGTCAATGATGGCGTAGGTTTAGAAAACGGAAATTACAATTCTTTTATCGAGTCTCTGCATAAAAACTTGGTTCATTATTATTTAATGGCGCATCATGCTTTACCTGAACTGAAAAAATCAAAAGGCAGTATGGTTAACATAGGTTCAAAAACAGCTGATACGGGACAAGGTGGCACTTCTGCTTATGCAGCTTCTAATGGAGGACGTAATGCTTTAACCAGAGAATGGGCAGTTGAATTATTGAAATATGGTATTCGTGTGAATGCAGTAATTGTAGCTGAATGCTACACACCATTATACAATACATGGATTCAAACTTTTGAAAATCCAGAGGAAAAATTAAAACAAATTACTGATAAAATTCCGTTTGAAAACAGAATGACAACAGCTGAAGAAATTGCCAATATGGTGGTTTTTCTCTTGTCCGAAAAATCCAGTCATACTACTGGACAATTGATTTATGTAGACGGAGGTTATACCCATTTGGATCGAAGTATATAG
- a CDS encoding amidohydrolase family protein: protein MKIDSHQHFWNYHPIKDAWISDDMKVIQQDFMPADLLPLLQKNDIDGCIAVQADQSETETRFLLQLAQENDFIMGVVGWVDFRSKDIEERLQYFSQFEKLKGFRHIVQGESEDDFLRRADFCNGIAQLEKYNFTYDLLILPKHLSVAAEFVKRFPKQNFVIDHLAKPNFKEANFTNWENGIRELATYKNVFCKLSGMVTEADWKNWKAEDFNYCLDVLVGNFGIERLMFGSDWPVSLLAASYEQSSAIVKNYFSKFSEEEQHKIWGGNAIKFYNL, encoded by the coding sequence ATGAAAATAGACAGCCATCAACATTTTTGGAACTATCATCCTATAAAAGATGCTTGGATAAGTGACGATATGAAAGTGATTCAGCAGGATTTTATGCCTGCTGATTTACTTCCTTTGTTGCAGAAAAACGATATTGATGGCTGTATTGCTGTACAAGCAGATCAAAGTGAAACCGAAACCCGTTTTTTACTCCAACTTGCTCAAGAAAATGATTTTATCATGGGAGTTGTGGGTTGGGTCGATTTTAGGTCGAAGGATATAGAAGAGCGATTGCAGTATTTTTCACAGTTCGAAAAATTGAAAGGTTTTCGGCATATTGTTCAAGGAGAATCTGAGGACGATTTTTTACGAAGAGCTGATTTTTGTAATGGTATAGCGCAGTTGGAGAAGTATAATTTTACTTATGATCTGTTGATTTTACCTAAGCATTTGTCTGTTGCTGCTGAGTTTGTGAAACGTTTTCCAAAACAAAATTTCGTGATTGATCATTTGGCAAAGCCGAATTTTAAGGAAGCTAACTTTACGAATTGGGAAAATGGAATTAGGGAATTAGCAACCTATAAAAACGTATTTTGTAAGCTTTCTGGAATGGTCACGGAAGCGGATTGGAAGAATTGGAAAGCAGAAGATTTCAATTATTGTTTGGATGTTTTAGTTGGTAATTTTGGAATAGAACGATTAATGTTCGGAAGTGATTGGCCGGTAAGTTTATTAGCAGCATCTTATGAGCAATCTTCAGCTATTGTTAAAAATTATTTTTCCAAATTTTCGGAGGAAGAGCAGCATAAAATTTGGGGTGGAAACGCCATTAAATTTTATAATTTATAA
- a CDS encoding L-rhamnose mutarotase has product MAAQKYCLALDLIYDAQLMAEYKSYHQNIWPEITKSIKDSGIEVLDIYGVGNRMFMIIEANETFSFDEKSKNDANNPKVQEWEALMWKFQQALPWAKAGEKWMLMEKIFELK; this is encoded by the coding sequence ATGGCAGCACAAAAATATTGTTTAGCATTAGATTTAATTTATGATGCACAGTTGATGGCAGAATACAAATCCTATCATCAAAATATTTGGCCGGAGATTACAAAAAGTATTAAAGATTCTGGAATTGAGGTGCTTGATATTTATGGCGTGGGTAATAGAATGTTTATGATTATCGAGGCAAATGAAACATTTTCATTTGATGAAAAGTCAAAAAATGATGCCAATAATCCTAAAGTACAAGAATGGGAAGCATTAATGTGGAAATTTCAACAAGCATTGCCTTGGGCTAAAGCTGGCGAAAAGTGGATGCTTATGGAGAAAATATTTGAATTGAAATGA
- a CDS encoding fumarylacetoacetate hydrolase family protein produces the protein MKLIRFGAEGQEKPGVIINDKRYDVSGIVSDYNESFFENNGLETLKAALDTNPVLPEVDENIRLGSPVARPSKIICIGLNYVDHCRETGAPIPTEPIIFFKSTTSLCGPDDDLIIPKNSTKTDWEIELAFVVGKKASYVEEADALDYVAGYALLNDYSERAFQIEMGGQWAKGKGCDTFAPLGPFLATQDEIDDVNNIPMWLTVNGKKFQNSNTSNLVFKIPFLVHYLSQFMTLLPGDIISTGTPLGVGLGIKPDPIYIKAGDVIELGMDGLGSSKQVAKAYTK, from the coding sequence ATGAAACTTATACGATTTGGAGCAGAAGGACAAGAAAAACCAGGAGTTATAATCAACGATAAAAGATACGATGTGTCAGGAATTGTTTCCGATTATAACGAATCTTTCTTTGAGAATAATGGATTAGAAACATTAAAAGCAGCTTTGGATACCAATCCAGTTTTACCAGAAGTAGATGAAAATATTAGATTGGGTTCACCTGTAGCTAGACCTTCAAAAATAATCTGTATCGGATTAAATTATGTGGATCACTGTAGAGAAACAGGTGCACCAATACCAACGGAGCCCATTATTTTTTTCAAATCGACTACTTCTTTATGCGGTCCAGATGATGATTTAATTATTCCAAAAAACAGTACAAAAACGGATTGGGAAATTGAATTGGCTTTTGTGGTTGGGAAAAAAGCGAGCTATGTTGAAGAAGCGGATGCTTTAGATTATGTGGCTGGTTACGCTTTATTGAATGACTATAGCGAAAGAGCCTTTCAAATTGAAATGGGAGGGCAATGGGCAAAGGGAAAAGGTTGTGATACGTTTGCGCCACTTGGCCCCTTTTTGGCTACTCAAGACGAAATCGATGACGTGAATAATATTCCGATGTGGTTGACTGTAAACGGAAAGAAGTTCCAAAATAGTAATACTTCGAATTTGGTTTTCAAAATTCCCTTTTTAGTGCATTATTTAAGTCAGTTTATGACTTTGCTTCCAGGCGATATTATCAGTACAGGAACGCCTCTAGGTGTAGGATTAGGAATTAAGCCAGATCCTATTTACATCAAAGCGGGAGATGTTATTGAGTTAGGAATGGACGGTTTAGGTTCTAGTAAACAAGTAGCGAAAGCGTATACTAAATAA
- a CDS encoding alpha-L-fucosidase has translation MRKLFSRLLFCFFISIGLQAQTYTPTAENLAAREEFQDMKLGMFIHWGASSVLGDGEWVMNNRNIGVNEYGRLINVFNPQNFDAKKWVATAKAGGMKYITFITRHHDSFSNWDTKQSDWKITNTPYGKDALKQLADECHKEGIKLFLYYSLLDWYRSDYQYETGKTGQGTGRTQKSDWDSYIRFMKAQLTELLTEYGKIDGIWFDGHWDQLDNDQDKTLKSKVDWHYDEIYKLIHSLQPQCLISNNHHLLPIAGEDFQAFEKDLPGGNSTGFGGQSISQLPLETCQTMNDSWGFNITDKKYKSTKDLIHYMVNAAGLNANLLLNVGPMPDGTIQPEFVATLKEIGDWMNVNGQSIYGTRGGIIKAQDWGVVTKKEKTAYAHIINTPKDSSFILIPQMKNKIVKCNLLTTKKALKFKVKPEGTYVYLEGITLDPIDTIIELQLK, from the coding sequence ATGAGAAAATTATTTTCACGCTTGCTGTTTTGTTTTTTTATTTCAATAGGATTGCAAGCACAAACGTACACACCCACTGCTGAGAACTTGGCAGCAAGAGAGGAATTTCAGGACATGAAACTAGGGATGTTCATTCATTGGGGAGCATCGAGCGTCTTGGGTGATGGTGAATGGGTGATGAACAATCGGAACATTGGAGTGAATGAATACGGACGCCTAATAAATGTTTTCAATCCACAAAATTTTGATGCTAAGAAATGGGTAGCTACAGCCAAAGCGGGCGGAATGAAATACATTACGTTTATCACGCGCCATCACGACAGTTTCAGCAATTGGGACACCAAACAATCCGATTGGAAAATTACAAATACGCCTTACGGCAAAGATGCCTTAAAACAATTGGCTGACGAATGCCACAAAGAAGGAATCAAGTTGTTTTTATATTATTCTTTGTTGGATTGGTACCGAAGCGATTATCAATACGAAACTGGGAAAACTGGACAAGGAACAGGGCGAACTCAAAAAAGTGATTGGGATAGCTACATCCGTTTTATGAAGGCACAATTGACCGAGTTGCTGACCGAATACGGAAAAATTGATGGAATTTGGTTTGACGGCCATTGGGATCAATTGGATAACGACCAAGACAAAACTTTAAAATCAAAAGTAGACTGGCATTATGATGAGATTTATAAATTAATACATTCCTTGCAACCGCAATGTTTGATATCTAATAACCATCATCTGTTACCAATTGCTGGTGAAGATTTTCAAGCTTTTGAAAAAGACTTGCCTGGAGGAAATTCGACAGGTTTTGGAGGGCAGTCCATCTCGCAATTGCCATTAGAAACTTGTCAAACCATGAATGATTCCTGGGGTTTTAATATTACCGATAAGAAATACAAATCAACTAAAGATTTAATTCACTATATGGTAAATGCCGCGGGTCTCAATGCTAATTTGTTGCTAAATGTAGGTCCAATGCCGGATGGAACCATTCAACCAGAATTCGTTGCTACTTTGAAAGAAATAGGGGATTGGATGAATGTAAATGGACAAAGCATTTACGGTACCAGAGGCGGAATAATAAAGGCGCAAGATTGGGGTGTAGTGACTAAAAAAGAAAAAACTGCCTATGCTCATATCATTAATACACCGAAGGATAGTTCTTTTATTTTGATTCCACAGATGAAAAATAAAATAGTAAAATGCAATTTGCTCACTACTAAAAAAGCATTAAAATTTAAAGTGAAACCAGAAGGAACTTATGTTTATTTAGAAGGAATTACATTAGATCCTATTGATACGATTATAGAATTACAATTAAAATAA